The Planococcus versutus genome contains a region encoding:
- a CDS encoding DUF1128 domain-containing protein, whose amino-acid sequence MDLSIPSPENVSFMIEEIKAKLRMVNVDAMKAEHFNASQYEDLHELYEVVATRDKFSTSEMQAIATELGSLRK is encoded by the coding sequence ATGGACTTATCAATACCATCTCCAGAAAATGTTAGCTTTATGATTGAAGAAATAAAAGCAAAATTGCGCATGGTCAATGTGGATGCGATGAAAGCTGAACACTTTAATGCTTCTCAATATGAGGATTTGCATGAACTGTACGAAGTGGTTGCAACTCGCGACAAATTTAGTACAAGTGAAATGCAGGCTATTGCAACTGAACTTGGTTCGCTACGTAAATAA
- a CDS encoding YtxH domain-containing protein, giving the protein MSQNKLMTGLLVGAAVGIVISLLDSNTRNDVIQKSKKATSSAKYYASNRDELMNAFQQQTERAQNLYSRISEDASYVGSKVNELKEMSPQVKEMALETKEAFMDTKDAVLETKDDVISAVKEDNPSPTSSLTNNDDSSSSSSDKSAASKSTNGTGRQSDTNSNSGNRL; this is encoded by the coding sequence ATGAGTCAAAACAAATTAATGACAGGTTTATTAGTAGGAGCAGCAGTGGGGATTGTTATCTCACTACTCGATAGCAATACTAGAAATGACGTTATTCAAAAATCGAAAAAAGCAACTAGTAGTGCAAAATACTATGCTTCAAATAGAGATGAATTAATGAATGCTTTCCAGCAACAGACGGAAAGAGCGCAAAACCTCTATTCACGTATTTCTGAAGATGCATCTTATGTCGGTAGCAAAGTAAACGAACTGAAAGAAATGTCTCCACAAGTAAAAGAAATGGCGCTCGAAACAAAAGAAGCGTTTATGGATACAAAAGACGCAGTACTAGAAACTAAAGATGATGTGATCTCAGCTGTTAAAGAAGACAATCCATCTCCAACTTCTTCTTTGACTAACAATGACGATTCTTCGTCAAGTTCATCTGATAAATCAGCAGCTTCAAAAAGCACTAACGGGACGGGCAGACAGTCTGACACGAATTCAAATTCTGGGAACCGGTTATAA
- a CDS encoding aminopeptidase: protein MTSFDEKLARYAELTIRVGVNIQPGQQLYIAAAIDSAPFVRLLTKKAYETGAQQVHVDWADDTISRLRFELAPEDSFSQYPAWKVQEREQLAEQGAAFISVVSQSPDLLAGIDSKRIAASQKATGQALSKYRQYVQSDKISWTVVAAPSEKWAAKVFPDVAKEQQVDTLWDAIFKAVRADLDQPIQAWAEHDRLLHTKVDYLNDKKYAKLHYTSPKTDLEVALPKGHLWCGAGSLNEKGDAFMANMPTEEVFTVPHKTGVNGYVSSTKPLSYGGNIIDDFKVTFENGKIVDVTAAQGEDVLKQLVATDEGSHFLGEVALVPHQSPISDSNILFYNTLFDENASNHFAIGSAYAFCIEGGKSMSSEDLLDHGLNQSITHVDFMVGSPEMDIDGILADGTREPIFRGGNWAF from the coding sequence TTGACATCTTTTGACGAAAAATTAGCTCGCTATGCTGAACTGACTATAAGAGTGGGCGTAAATATTCAACCAGGTCAGCAACTTTATATTGCTGCTGCTATTGATTCTGCACCTTTTGTTCGTTTACTTACAAAAAAAGCTTACGAAACAGGGGCTCAACAAGTCCATGTAGATTGGGCAGATGACACGATTTCACGTCTACGTTTTGAACTTGCTCCTGAAGATTCGTTCTCGCAGTATCCCGCGTGGAAAGTTCAAGAACGTGAACAACTTGCAGAGCAAGGTGCTGCATTTATTAGTGTCGTGTCACAAAGTCCTGATTTACTCGCAGGAATTGATTCGAAACGCATTGCTGCTTCACAAAAAGCAACAGGGCAAGCGTTAAGTAAATACCGTCAATATGTTCAATCTGATAAAATCAGTTGGACTGTTGTCGCAGCACCTTCTGAAAAGTGGGCTGCTAAAGTCTTTCCAGACGTAGCAAAAGAACAACAAGTCGATACACTTTGGGATGCGATTTTCAAAGCGGTTCGCGCAGATTTAGATCAGCCGATTCAAGCATGGGCAGAGCATGATCGTTTGCTTCATACGAAAGTAGATTACTTGAATGACAAAAAATACGCAAAACTTCACTATACATCGCCTAAAACAGACTTAGAAGTAGCACTACCAAAAGGTCATCTTTGGTGTGGAGCCGGATCACTTAACGAAAAAGGCGATGCTTTTATGGCGAACATGCCAACAGAAGAAGTTTTTACTGTGCCACATAAAACAGGTGTAAACGGTTATGTATCAAGTACTAAACCGTTAAGCTATGGTGGAAATATTATCGATGATTTCAAAGTAACATTTGAGAATGGAAAAATTGTTGACGTAACAGCTGCTCAAGGTGAAGATGTTTTAAAACAGCTTGTTGCAACAGATGAAGGCTCACATTTCTTAGGCGAAGTTGCATTGGTCCCTCATCAATCACCAATTTCTGATTCAAATATTTTATTTTACAATACATTGTTTGATGAAAATGCGTCAAACCATTTTGCTATTGGAAGTGCTTACGCGTTTTGTATCGAAGGCGGAAAATCAATGTCTTCGGAAGATTTACTTGATCATGGCTTAAATCAAAGTATTACACACGTGGACTTTATGGTAGGCTCACCTGAAATGGATATTGATGGCATATTAGCAGATGGCACTCGTGAACCCATTTTCCGTGGTGGCAACTGGGCATTTTAA
- a CDS encoding carbohydrate kinase yields MNPKEVEVLELIRQNPYLSQQEMAERLDMSRPSLANFISNLMKQGKILGRAYVLPEEKTIICIGGANVDRKFLMEHTAQMGTSNPASVSGSVGGVARNVAENLGRLGHSVKLLSIVGNDSEWGLIKSASSSYMSTELTKVVEGSSTGTYTAILEPNGEMLLAMADMKIYDALTATYVAKNDSALLSAAFLVIDLNCPAETVEYVRQLALANEIPLAVIPVSAPKMNRLREDLTGISWLILNQDEASKYLQLDIASTEDCYQAVEQFLNRGARTVVITGGKTGAVAGDSTGIYHYKSIQVDHVIDVTGAGDAFSSAIVHSVLDNRELKATIRSGMVNAAKTLESNLTVRHELTAVQLQKELEELQ; encoded by the coding sequence ATGAATCCGAAAGAAGTCGAAGTGCTGGAACTGATTCGCCAGAATCCTTATTTGTCTCAGCAGGAAATGGCTGAACGCTTAGACATGTCCAGACCTTCGCTTGCAAACTTTATCTCTAATTTAATGAAGCAAGGAAAAATTTTAGGTCGTGCTTATGTATTGCCAGAAGAAAAAACAATTATATGTATCGGTGGAGCAAACGTTGACCGAAAGTTTCTTATGGAGCATACAGCACAAATGGGGACTTCGAATCCTGCCTCAGTTTCAGGGAGTGTAGGTGGAGTAGCTAGAAATGTTGCGGAGAACTTAGGTCGGTTAGGTCATTCAGTCAAACTGTTATCCATTGTTGGAAATGATTCTGAATGGGGATTGATTAAATCAGCTTCTAGCTCATATATGTCTACTGAACTGACAAAAGTAGTTGAAGGTAGTTCAACAGGAACATATACAGCGATTCTAGAGCCAAATGGTGAAATGCTATTAGCGATGGCTGATATGAAAATCTACGATGCGTTGACAGCGACGTATGTTGCTAAAAACGATAGTGCCTTGTTGTCTGCAGCTTTTCTTGTCATCGATTTAAATTGTCCAGCTGAAACGGTAGAATATGTGCGACAGTTGGCGCTTGCTAATGAAATTCCATTAGCGGTTATCCCTGTTTCTGCTCCAAAAATGAATCGTTTGAGAGAAGACTTAACAGGGATTAGTTGGCTAATTTTAAATCAAGATGAAGCAAGCAAGTACTTGCAGCTGGATATTGCATCAACTGAAGATTGCTATCAGGCAGTTGAACAGTTCTTGAATCGTGGAGCACGAACAGTAGTTATAACAGGTGGAAAAACTGGTGCTGTGGCTGGGGATTCTACTGGAATTTATCATTATAAATCGATTCAAGTTGACCATGTGATAGATGTCACAGGAGCAGGAGATGCTTTTTCCAGTGCAATTGTTCATAGTGTATTGGACAATCGAGAGCTCAAAGCCACTATTCGATCAGGGATGGTCAATGCCGCAAAAACTTTAGAAAGCAATTTGACCGTTCGTCATGAACTGACAGCGGTACAACTACAAAAAGAACTGGAGGAATTACAATGA
- a CDS encoding FAD-dependent oxidoreductase, which produces MKADVFIGGGGIGGLTLALKLVRRGIVVVLAERMAMKAPTYKGELLQPKSMQIFDKLGLYEKIRSHSNEINVLDMLELSSSLQVKDRAFMDYSVLPGKYNAAYMMHHEELKSVILNTACEFENFHYLIGTVCKGYGENTALLQKGTEKFEVEAKFFFGAEGRSSVTRKAIEIEVKQTTYNHHFLTVTFPRAEDFTDGKIISTYNRFLGLFPLPDNQVRSVYLIPPGDYKQLKEKPISHFHKLYTDLAPAVDGYVQQLTDWKKIQLMIPVMYHANSYVKSNKAIIGDACHAVHPMAGEGMNMAIQDADILGELTADMFEQDKKDSTNLTWYERVRYKRADHVIQLSHLAALAYSFPFKPVSYLRQRTFDRLEEDRILHFKQMLNVSGLGMWKENVHDRFIQGGIMPVRMKDLTKDTKKLKYYTSDEDYPWKTEGLK; this is translated from the coding sequence ATGAAGGCTGATGTATTTATTGGTGGCGGCGGAATTGGCGGATTGACGCTTGCCTTAAAATTGGTACGGCGCGGAATCGTCGTTGTTCTCGCCGAACGAATGGCTATGAAAGCTCCTACATATAAAGGAGAGCTCTTACAACCAAAAAGTATGCAAATTTTTGATAAACTTGGACTATATGAAAAAATACGTAGTCATTCAAATGAAATTAACGTATTAGACATGCTTGAGCTTTCAAGTTCCCTTCAAGTAAAAGACCGGGCGTTCATGGATTATAGCGTACTGCCAGGAAAGTACAACGCTGCTTATATGATGCATCATGAAGAGTTAAAGTCAGTTATTTTAAATACAGCATGCGAGTTTGAGAATTTTCATTACTTGATAGGTACCGTTTGTAAAGGATATGGAGAAAATACAGCATTACTTCAAAAAGGCACAGAGAAATTTGAAGTAGAAGCTAAGTTTTTCTTTGGAGCGGAAGGTCGTTCTTCTGTAACGCGTAAAGCAATAGAAATTGAAGTAAAACAAACTACGTATAATCACCACTTTTTAACGGTTACTTTTCCACGAGCTGAAGATTTTACAGATGGCAAAATTATTTCTACATATAACCGCTTTCTAGGACTTTTCCCATTACCAGATAACCAAGTCCGTAGTGTATATTTAATACCACCAGGAGATTACAAGCAATTAAAAGAAAAGCCAATTAGTCACTTTCACAAACTTTATACAGATTTGGCTCCTGCTGTAGATGGATACGTTCAGCAACTTACGGATTGGAAAAAAATTCAACTGATGATTCCAGTTATGTATCACGCAAATTCATACGTTAAAAGCAATAAAGCAATCATCGGTGACGCCTGCCACGCAGTTCACCCCATGGCAGGAGAAGGCATGAACATGGCTATTCAAGATGCAGATATTTTGGGGGAATTGACAGCGGATATGTTTGAGCAAGACAAAAAGGATTCCACTAATTTAACTTGGTATGAGCGTGTTCGTTACAAACGAGCAGACCATGTCATACAGTTGAGTCACCTAGCAGCTTTAGCCTATTCGTTTCCATTTAAACCGGTGAGCTATTTACGTCAACGAACATTCGATCGCTTGGAAGAAGATCGCATTCTTCATTTTAAACAAATGTTGAATGTTTCAGGACTAGGCATGTGGAAAGAAAATGTGCACGATCGATTTATTCAAGGCGGGATTATGCCAGTACGTATGAAGGATTTAACAAAAGACACAAAAAAATTAAAGTATTATACATCGGATGAAGATTATCCATGGAAAACGGAGGGACTCAAATGA
- a CDS encoding DinB family protein encodes MNRANLFSYHKWATLACLEHVQALGEKLYKKKGANSFASIQETIEHVLGVEKLWLLRMSSVKNPTFEHFDLETTEKAIEAFRLLHAEMELFFASLSNVQWSEALNYQNMRGDEFSTTREEMLFTFVNHASYHRGQVTSLLRQFGKQGIALDYIYFQKQNR; translated from the coding sequence ATGAATAGAGCTAACTTATTTTCTTATCATAAATGGGCGACATTGGCCTGCTTGGAACACGTCCAAGCCTTGGGAGAGAAATTATACAAGAAAAAAGGAGCCAATTCTTTTGCTTCGATTCAAGAAACGATAGAACATGTCTTAGGCGTGGAAAAACTATGGTTGCTCCGAATGTCTAGCGTGAAAAATCCGACATTTGAACATTTTGACTTGGAAACAACAGAAAAAGCAATAGAAGCTTTTAGGTTGCTGCATGCTGAAATGGAATTGTTTTTTGCTTCGTTATCTAACGTACAGTGGTCAGAAGCACTCAACTATCAAAACATGCGCGGAGATGAATTTTCTACGACAAGAGAAGAAATGTTGTTTACCTTTGTTAATCATGCAAGCTATCATAGAGGGCAAGTGACTTCTTTGCTTCGGCAATTTGGTAAGCAAGGAATTGCACTCGATTATATTTACTTTCAAAAACAAAACCGCTGA
- a CDS encoding class I SAM-dependent methyltransferase, with translation MIDVMKMFKARMYMKRNEPFLYSWHAYVGYELDLFKAFDRPMTKFDVSDALQLDEDLLKQWVSIGVSIGHLKEMGRERYKTWNAWKLPKPKGNNSSGVLLKEMMELHIPTLLSYPDMMRNQERLHYDEEKHAPTVAETSRLLEVLALPKITRRLKETHANTVVDIGCGEGGYIKKLAERFPNTHFTGIEISPSVTKIAKVLTKDNKNILIENADLWQYKPDEPLDMVMMNNVIHYIDLEKRQELFNELASWIKEEGMMSIITPIAGDSDSPPFANVFNSFFSSFDNLYRLPEREELAKWGEQAGLELLNIQTVIKEGGWYVVHYKKKS, from the coding sequence ATGATAGATGTGATGAAGATGTTTAAAGCAAGAATGTACATGAAACGAAACGAGCCTTTTTTATATAGCTGGCACGCATATGTCGGATATGAATTAGACTTGTTTAAAGCTTTCGATCGGCCGATGACAAAATTTGACGTGTCAGACGCATTGCAACTTGATGAAGATCTTTTAAAACAGTGGGTAAGCATTGGTGTGTCGATTGGTCATTTGAAAGAAATGGGAAGAGAGCGTTACAAAACATGGAATGCCTGGAAGTTACCAAAACCAAAAGGCAACAATTCCTCAGGTGTGTTACTGAAAGAAATGATGGAGTTGCATATTCCGACACTTTTAAGCTATCCAGACATGATGCGCAATCAAGAACGTCTTCATTACGATGAAGAAAAACATGCACCGACAGTAGCAGAAACAAGTCGTTTGTTAGAAGTATTAGCCTTGCCTAAAATAACTAGACGTCTAAAAGAAACCCACGCGAATACGGTAGTGGATATTGGTTGCGGTGAAGGTGGATATATTAAGAAACTAGCAGAACGTTTTCCAAATACACATTTCACTGGGATTGAAATTAGTCCTTCTGTAACAAAAATCGCAAAAGTCTTAACAAAAGACAATAAAAACATTTTAATTGAAAATGCAGATCTTTGGCAGTACAAACCTGATGAGCCACTAGACATGGTCATGATGAACAACGTCATTCACTACATCGACCTTGAAAAACGCCAAGAGCTTTTTAATGAATTGGCTAGCTGGATTAAAGAAGAAGGAATGATGTCCATCATTACACCGATAGCAGGAGATAGTGACAGTCCGCCTTTCGCAAATGTCTTTAATAGCTTCTTCTCGTCATTCGATAACTTATACCGATTACCTGAACGTGAAGAATTAGCCAAGTGGGGAGAACAAGCAGGACTCGAATTGCTTAATATCCAAACTGTCATAAAAGAAGGCGGCTGGTACGTCGTGCATTATAAAAAGAAAAGCTGA
- a CDS encoding pseudouridine-5'-phosphate glycosidase, which translates to MNAMISYSTEVQQAIEGKKPIVALESTIISHGMPYPQNVETARIVEQIIRDNGAVPATIAIMDGKIKIGLSEEELELLGNTPGVSKVSRRDIGQVIATKKIGATTVAATMICAELAGIRVFATGGIGGVHRGAETTMDISADLEELSNTGVAVVCAGAKSILDIGLTLEYLETKGVPVIGYQTDVMPAFYTRSSSFDLTFRTDSAEELAKVLKAKWDLGIDGGAVIANPIPAQHALEESFINDIIAQAMTEAKENNISGKEVTPFLLGKVKELTKGSSLVANIELVKHNAKVGAELAVAYNKL; encoded by the coding sequence ATGAACGCAATGATTTCTTATTCAACTGAAGTACAACAAGCAATAGAGGGCAAAAAACCCATCGTCGCACTTGAGTCTACAATCATCTCACACGGAATGCCTTATCCGCAGAACGTAGAAACAGCGCGTATTGTCGAACAAATTATTCGCGATAACGGTGCGGTTCCTGCAACAATCGCCATTATGGACGGCAAAATAAAAATTGGTTTGTCTGAAGAAGAACTGGAGTTACTCGGAAACACACCAGGTGTTTCTAAAGTATCTAGAAGAGATATTGGCCAAGTGATTGCAACGAAAAAAATTGGAGCAACTACTGTAGCGGCAACAATGATTTGTGCTGAACTTGCAGGTATTCGTGTTTTCGCTACTGGTGGAATTGGCGGAGTGCATAGAGGTGCAGAAACAACTATGGATATTTCAGCAGACTTAGAAGAACTATCAAATACAGGAGTTGCAGTCGTGTGTGCCGGTGCGAAATCGATTTTGGATATTGGATTAACATTGGAGTATCTTGAGACAAAAGGTGTGCCGGTTATTGGATATCAAACAGATGTAATGCCAGCATTTTATACACGTTCAAGTAGCTTCGATTTAACTTTCCGCACAGATAGTGCAGAAGAATTAGCTAAAGTTCTTAAAGCAAAATGGGATTTAGGCATTGATGGCGGAGCAGTGATTGCTAACCCAATTCCTGCACAACACGCCTTAGAAGAATCGTTCATCAATGACATTATTGCTCAAGCGATGACTGAAGCAAAAGAAAATAACATTTCAGGTAAAGAAGTAACACCTTTTCTTTTAGGAAAAGTAAAAGAATTGACTAAAGGATCGAGTTTAGTTGCTAACATCGAGTTAGTTAAACACAACGCAAAAGTCGGAGCAGAACTTGCTGTTGCATACAACAAGCTTTAA
- a CDS encoding beta-class carbonic anhydrase translates to MALIDQILEYNEEFVKEKRYEQYMTTKFPDKKVVILTCMDTRLFEMLPKAMNFKNGDVKIVKSAGAVINHPFGGIMRSLIVAVYELNADEIYIIGHHDCGMSAIKPRDMLKKMVARGIDEKTIEMMEYSGVDLEGWLRGFDDVRQSVTHSVNMVRHHPLLDSSVPVHGLVIDPTTGKLDVVINGNENR, encoded by the coding sequence ATGGCTTTAATAGATCAAATTTTAGAGTACAACGAAGAGTTTGTAAAAGAAAAGCGATACGAACAGTACATGACCACGAAGTTCCCAGATAAGAAAGTAGTTATTTTAACATGTATGGATACTCGGCTTTTTGAGATGTTGCCAAAAGCAATGAACTTTAAAAATGGTGATGTTAAAATTGTCAAAAGTGCTGGAGCTGTTATAAACCATCCGTTTGGTGGAATTATGCGTAGCTTGATTGTCGCTGTATACGAATTAAATGCTGATGAAATCTATATTATCGGACACCATGATTGCGGAATGTCTGCGATTAAACCCCGTGACATGTTGAAAAAAATGGTAGCGCGCGGAATAGATGAGAAGACAATTGAAATGATGGAGTACTCTGGAGTTGACCTTGAAGGATGGCTTCGTGGTTTTGATGATGTGAGACAAAGCGTTACGCATAGTGTCAATATGGTTCGTCACCATCCATTGCTCGACAGTTCTGTTCCTGTTCATGGATTAGTGATTGATCCCACTACCGGTAAACTAGACGTTGTCATTAATGGCAACGAAAACCGCTGA
- a CDS encoding alanine/glycine:cation symporter family protein, with protein MAQFEKLLGTISDYIWGPPLLILLVGTGIFLTVRIGVLQVRLLPYALKLVFTKNKDTTSQGDISHFQALSTAMAATVGTGNIVGVATAVILGGPGAVFWMWFSAFFGMATKYGEAILAVKYRVVDARGQMAGGPMYYLEHGLKQKWLAVLFAVFGAVAAFGIGNGTQSNSVASVVRDTFSVPTWITGIILTIFTALVLLGGIKSIGRVTSFFVPFMALFYIIAGIIIMILNMELIPAAFGTIFSAAFTGEAAVGGAIGAAIRYGVARGVFSNEAGLGSAPIAAAAAITDLPGRQALVSMTQVLFDTIIICSITGVTIVMSGLYTDKSLEGAALTTAAFEQFLGGAGPIIVAVGLIFFASSTIIGWSYYGEKCFQYLFKNPALLVVYRIAFVAMVFVGATVSLDVVWTFSDVMNGLMAFPNLIGLLGLSGVIVFETKRIIAKIKEEKDAERSGN; from the coding sequence ATGGCACAGTTTGAAAAATTATTAGGAACGATAAGCGATTACATATGGGGACCGCCTTTATTAATTTTATTAGTAGGTACAGGGATTTTCTTAACAGTTCGTATCGGTGTTCTTCAAGTTCGGTTATTGCCTTACGCCCTAAAGTTAGTTTTCACTAAAAACAAAGACACAACATCTCAAGGTGATATCAGTCATTTCCAAGCACTTTCTACTGCAATGGCTGCAACAGTGGGTACCGGTAACATAGTTGGTGTTGCAACAGCGGTCATACTCGGCGGTCCAGGGGCTGTCTTTTGGATGTGGTTTTCAGCATTTTTCGGTATGGCTACGAAATACGGTGAAGCTATTCTAGCAGTTAAATACCGTGTCGTTGACGCTAGAGGTCAAATGGCTGGCGGACCAATGTATTACTTGGAACACGGGTTAAAACAAAAATGGTTAGCTGTATTATTTGCTGTCTTTGGTGCGGTAGCAGCTTTTGGTATCGGAAACGGGACGCAATCAAATTCAGTCGCTTCTGTTGTTCGCGATACATTTAGTGTACCCACTTGGATTACTGGAATCATTTTAACCATTTTCACTGCGCTTGTGTTGCTCGGTGGAATCAAGAGCATTGGCCGCGTTACTTCATTCTTTGTTCCATTCATGGCATTATTCTATATCATTGCAGGCATTATTATTATGATTCTCAATATGGAATTGATCCCAGCGGCGTTTGGCACAATCTTTAGTGCTGCGTTTACAGGTGAAGCAGCTGTCGGCGGTGCTATTGGTGCTGCTATTCGATACGGTGTCGCGCGAGGCGTCTTTTCTAACGAAGCGGGACTTGGATCGGCTCCCATTGCAGCTGCTGCAGCAATTACCGATTTACCTGGACGTCAAGCTTTGGTTTCTATGACACAAGTACTATTCGACACCATTATTATTTGTTCGATTACAGGTGTGACGATTGTTATGTCCGGTCTCTACACAGACAAGTCTCTTGAAGGAGCTGCCTTAACAACTGCTGCATTTGAACAATTTTTAGGTGGCGCAGGCCCAATAATTGTCGCTGTCGGCTTGATTTTCTTTGCTTCTTCTACCATTATCGGCTGGTCTTATTACGGCGAAAAATGTTTCCAGTATTTATTCAAAAACCCAGCATTGTTAGTTGTGTACCGCATTGCTTTTGTTGCAATGGTCTTTGTTGGGGCAACGGTTTCTCTTGATGTAGTGTGGACATTCTCAGATGTGATGAATGGTTTAATGGCGTTCCCGAACTTAATCGGTCTTCTTGGTTTATCGGGTGTCATAGTGTTCGAGACCAAGCGCATTATTGCCAAAATCAAAGAAGAAAAAGACGCAGAACGCTCTGGCAATTGA
- the mreBH gene encoding rod-share determining protein MreBH — protein MFSATAIGIDLGTANILVYTKEKGIIINEPSVVAVDAKTRTVLAIGTEAKAMLGKAPDSILVIRPLRDGVIADFDVTRSLLKLIMERAAKELGSAFRKPSVMVCTPSGATAVERREIHDAVKYGGAKTVHLIEETVAAAIGAGLPISEPVASVIVDIGGGTTEVGIISFGGVVSSNTVKVAGDRMDEAIIHFVRKQYNVLIGDRTAENIKKEIGYAPVPHEAEHMEIRGRDIMTGLPKTINLSSLEVQEALKESLYAILECIRATLENCPAELSGDMVDQGLVISGGGALLKGMQEWLSKEISVPIHIAPQPLESVAIGTGLSLTMIKQLEKMSR, from the coding sequence ATGTTTTCTGCAACAGCTATTGGAATTGATTTAGGTACTGCAAATATACTAGTTTATACAAAAGAAAAAGGGATTATTATAAATGAACCTTCTGTCGTTGCTGTAGATGCAAAAACACGGACTGTTTTAGCTATCGGCACAGAAGCAAAAGCCATGCTTGGTAAAGCGCCAGATTCTATTCTGGTTATTCGACCTTTACGAGACGGTGTTATCGCAGATTTTGATGTAACTAGAAGTTTGCTTAAACTCATTATGGAACGCGCTGCAAAGGAACTGGGAAGCGCTTTTCGTAAACCAAGCGTCATGGTTTGTACTCCTTCTGGTGCGACTGCCGTAGAGCGCCGTGAAATACATGATGCCGTAAAATATGGTGGCGCAAAAACGGTTCATTTGATTGAAGAAACTGTTGCAGCCGCGATCGGTGCGGGCTTGCCCATTAGTGAACCCGTAGCGAGCGTCATTGTCGATATTGGTGGCGGGACTACAGAAGTTGGTATTATTTCTTTTGGTGGTGTTGTTTCCTCAAATACGGTTAAAGTGGCAGGAGATCGTATGGATGAAGCAATCATTCACTTTGTTAGAAAGCAGTATAATGTTTTGATTGGCGATCGTACTGCGGAGAACATCAAAAAGGAAATTGGATATGCACCAGTTCCTCATGAAGCTGAGCATATGGAAATTCGGGGTCGTGACATAATGACGGGTCTACCTAAAACCATCAATTTGAGTTCACTTGAAGTTCAAGAAGCGTTAAAAGAATCACTGTATGCTATTTTGGAATGCATTCGTGCAACTTTAGAAAATTGTCCAGCTGAACTGTCAGGTGACATGGTTGACCAAGGCTTGGTTATTTCAGGAGGCGGCGCGTTGTTAAAAGGAATGCAAGAATGGCTGTCTAAGGAAATTTCCGTACCCATCCATATAGCTCCGCAACCGTTAGAATCTGTCGCTATTGGGACGGGATTATCATTAACGATGATTAAACAACTAGAAAAAATGTCACGTTAA